The Hypanus sabinus isolate sHypSab1 chromosome 2, sHypSab1.hap1, whole genome shotgun sequence DNA segment TTTGTGTGGCAatttttccagcagtttctgttttaaTGTCAGAATCTTCATCTCATTGAATTCTTCTTCTGAATGTGAAATATCAATGGTGGTTGTTTCTACTCTGAGCCCCTTCACTAATATCTGATAGATTTTCCCCATTTTGTTCTTGCAAGTGTGTTTCAAGTTTTCGTTCTCTGTAGTCCTCCGAGCTTCTGGAAACAAATGTAATTAAGTTTCACGTTCAGGTTAGGAGGGTTTATGACATCACAACATTGAGCAATTTCTAGAGCAAACAATTGTAAATATCTTTCAATTTTTAATCCATAGTTTATTAACATGTAAAGCTGCATGCTTTGACATATGAGAATCGCAAAACATGTATGAATTTAtcatgctcagtggccactttaataggtacaccaGT contains these protein-coding regions:
- the zgc:194655 gene encoding polyubiquitin, with the translated sequence MGKIYQILVKGLRVETTTIDISHSEEEFNEMKILTLKQKLLEKLPHKNGSDLRLLFANDQLEDNKTFSDYKLKDKSTIMMVLRLPGGER